The following are from one region of the Gemmatimonadaceae bacterium genome:
- the rpsL gene encoding 30S ribosomal protein S12 has product MPTINQLVRQSRRDVQKKEKAPALKSNPQKRGVCTRVYTTTPKKPNSALRKVARVRLTNGFEVTAYIPGEGHNLQEHSIVLIRGGRVKDLPGVRYHIVRGALDASGVNGRNKSRSKYGTKKPKAAAPAGGKK; this is encoded by the coding sequence ATGCCGACAATCAATCAGCTAGTCCGGCAGAGTCGCCGCGACGTACAGAAGAAAGAGAAAGCCCCTGCCCTCAAGTCGAACCCGCAGAAGCGCGGGGTCTGCACGCGCGTGTACACGACGACCCCCAAGAAGCCCAACTCGGCGCTTCGCAAGGTCGCCCGTGTGCGCCTGACCAACGGGTTCGAGGTCACCGCCTACATCCCCGGTGAAGGTCACAACCTGCAGGAGCACTCGATCGTACTGATTCGCGGCGGCCGAGTGAAGGATCTTCCCGGCGTCCGCTACCACATCGTTCGCGGCGCGCTCGACGCCTCGGGCGTGAACGGCCGCAACAAGAGCCGCTCAAAGTACGGCACCAAGAAGCCCAAGGCGGCCGCACCTGCCGGAGGAAAGAAGTAA
- the rpsG gene encoding 30S ribosomal protein S7, which yields MSRRKKSVKRPILADARYDSQTVSKFINAIMYQGKKSTAERIFYDAMDLVETRTAQSGVTIFKQALTNLKPAVEVKSRRVGGATYQVPVEVRPDRRTALAMRWLITFSRSRGEKSMAEKLAAEVISASKGEGNAIKKKEDTHRMAEANKAFAHYRW from the coding sequence ATGAGCCGTCGCAAGAAGTCGGTGAAGCGTCCCATTCTGGCCGATGCGCGCTACGACAGCCAGACCGTTTCGAAGTTCATCAACGCCATCATGTACCAGGGGAAGAAGTCCACTGCCGAGCGCATCTTCTACGATGCCATGGATCTCGTCGAGACCCGCACGGCCCAGAGCGGCGTGACGATCTTCAAGCAGGCCCTCACCAACCTGAAGCCGGCCGTCGAAGTGAAGAGCCGCCGCGTCGGTGGTGCGACGTACCAGGTGCCGGTCGAGGTTCGCCCCGATCGCCGCACCGCGCTCGCGATGCGCTGGCTCATCACGTTCTCCCGCAGCCGCGGCGAGAAGTCGATGGCCGAGAAGCTTGCCGCCGAGGTGATCTCCGCGTCGAAGGGCGAGGGCAATGCGATCAAGAAGAAGGAAGACACGCACCGCATGGCCGAAGCGAACAAGGCGTTCGCCCACTATCGCTGGTAG
- a CDS encoding D-aminoacylase, producing the protein MVRCSVRFLAATVFALGCAHAPQTAVYPAPAHDVVIRGGMVYDGSGSPGRIADVAIDGDKVTLVGNLSGARSRQEIDAHGLAVAPGFINMLSWATESLIQDGRAMSDILQGVTLEVFGEGDSMGPLNDAMKKEAVEQQGDIKYDINWTTLGEYLGYLVEKGVSPNVASFIGATTVRVHEIGYADRPPTPAELERMQALVRQAMEDGALGVGSALIYAPAFYAKTDELIALARAASPYGGTYISHMRSEGARLLESVDELMRIAREGGVAGEIYHLKAAGNDNWSKLPAVIAKVDSARAAGLNVRADMYTYTAGQTGLDAAMPPWVQEGGYKEWAKRLQDPAIRARVAVEMRTPTDKWENFFAAVGSPDKILLVGFRNDSLKPLTGKTLAEVARMRGKSPEETAMDLVVEDGSRVGTVYFLMSEDNVRRQIAIPWVSFGSDAGAPAAEGVFLRSSTHPRTYGNFARLLGRYVRDEKIIPMEDAIRRLTSLPAQNLRIARRGSLMPGYFADVVVFDPAKVADNATFENPHQYSAGMVHVFVNGKRVLKDGQHTGATPGQVVRGPGWKGARK; encoded by the coding sequence ATGGTTCGCTGCTCAGTCCGCTTTCTTGCCGCAACGGTTTTTGCCCTCGGGTGCGCGCATGCACCGCAAACCGCGGTATATCCCGCGCCCGCACACGACGTCGTCATCCGTGGCGGGATGGTGTACGACGGCTCGGGCTCGCCGGGCCGCATCGCCGACGTTGCGATTGACGGAGACAAGGTTACTCTCGTCGGCAATCTCTCCGGAGCCCGCAGCAGGCAGGAGATAGACGCGCACGGACTCGCGGTCGCACCCGGCTTCATCAACATGTTGAGCTGGGCAACCGAGTCGCTGATCCAGGACGGCCGCGCGATGAGCGACATCCTGCAGGGAGTCACGCTCGAGGTATTCGGCGAGGGCGACTCGATGGGTCCCCTCAACGACGCGATGAAGAAAGAGGCGGTCGAGCAGCAGGGCGACATCAAGTACGACATCAACTGGACGACCCTCGGCGAATACCTCGGCTATCTCGTCGAGAAGGGTGTCTCGCCCAACGTCGCGTCGTTCATCGGCGCGACAACGGTGCGGGTGCACGAGATTGGATACGCCGACCGGCCGCCAACACCGGCCGAGCTCGAGCGGATGCAGGCGCTCGTCCGCCAGGCCATGGAGGATGGCGCGCTCGGAGTAGGGTCCGCGCTCATCTACGCGCCGGCATTCTACGCAAAGACAGACGAGCTCATCGCACTGGCGCGCGCAGCCTCGCCGTACGGCGGAACGTACATCTCGCACATGCGGAGTGAAGGAGCGCGGCTGCTCGAGTCGGTGGACGAGCTGATGCGCATCGCGCGCGAAGGCGGCGTCGCTGGTGAGATATATCATCTCAAGGCGGCCGGGAATGACAACTGGAGCAAGCTGCCTGCGGTCATCGCCAAGGTTGACTCGGCGCGCGCCGCCGGCCTTAACGTCAGGGCGGACATGTACACCTACACCGCCGGCCAGACGGGGCTCGATGCAGCGATGCCTCCCTGGGTGCAGGAGGGCGGATACAAGGAATGGGCGAAACGGCTTCAGGATCCGGCGATTCGCGCGCGCGTCGCTGTGGAGATGCGCACACCTACCGACAAATGGGAGAATTTCTTCGCCGCGGTCGGCTCGCCGGACAAGATTCTTCTCGTCGGGTTCAGGAACGACTCGCTCAAGCCGCTGACGGGAAAGACGCTGGCCGAGGTCGCGCGCATGCGCGGGAAGTCGCCGGAGGAGACGGCGATGGATCTCGTCGTCGAGGACGGCAGCCGCGTCGGCACGGTCTACTTCCTCATGTCGGAAGACAATGTCAGGAGGCAGATCGCAATTCCGTGGGTGAGCTTCGGCTCCGACGCGGGAGCGCCTGCCGCGGAAGGCGTGTTCCTCCGGTCGAGCACGCATCCGCGCACCTACGGGAACTTCGCGCGCCTGCTCGGCAGATACGTGCGCGACGAGAAGATCATTCCGATGGAAGACGCGATCCGCCGGCTTACGTCGCTGCCGGCGCAGAATCTCCGGATAGCGAGGCGTGGCTCGCTCATGCCCGGATACTTCGCCGACGTCGTCGTCTTCGATCCCGCGAAAGTCGCGGACAACGCGACGTTCGAGAATCCGCATCAGTACTCGGCCGGGATGGTGCATGTCTTCGTGAACGGGAAGCGGGTTCTGAAGGACGGCCAGCATACCGGCGCCACTCCCGGTCAGGTTGTGCGCGGGCCGGGATGGAAAGGCGCGCGTAAATGA
- a CDS encoding outer membrane beta-barrel protein, giving the protein MNVSFRILAVTGAIAAFAPPAQAQLVYVGVRAGAGIPTGSFAETGQGASQDPYLKGANPGLGYGLDAGVGLGPLGVYAGLDHINFGCQDQSCASSGKYKLSGISAGVRLGVPLIPLIKPWVKAGITLNEMTGTVGGSATATKITTDRRPGYELGAGVDIPVMVLFNLTPQVRYIGQKLKYSATSAGVTTRGEKRADYYTFDLGFRLRSPF; this is encoded by the coding sequence ATGAATGTGTCGTTCAGGATTCTCGCAGTCACAGGGGCTATAGCTGCGTTCGCTCCGCCGGCTCAGGCACAGCTGGTGTACGTCGGCGTTCGCGCGGGCGCCGGGATTCCAACCGGAAGCTTCGCCGAAACAGGGCAGGGCGCGAGTCAGGATCCGTATCTGAAGGGAGCGAATCCCGGGTTGGGATACGGACTCGATGCGGGAGTCGGCCTCGGTCCGCTCGGAGTATATGCGGGACTCGACCACATCAACTTCGGTTGCCAGGATCAGTCGTGCGCGTCGAGCGGCAAGTATAAGCTTTCCGGGATCAGCGCGGGCGTCCGGCTCGGCGTGCCGCTGATCCCGCTGATCAAGCCGTGGGTGAAAGCGGGGATCACGTTGAACGAGATGACCGGAACGGTGGGCGGATCGGCGACAGCCACGAAAATCACGACGGATCGCCGTCCGGGCTACGAGCTCGGCGCGGGCGTGGACATTCCAGTGATGGTTCTGTTCAATCTCACGCCGCAGGTCAGGTACATCGGGCAGAAGCTGAAGTACAGCGCCACATCGGCGGGCGTGACCACGCGCGGCGAGAAGCGAGCGGACTACTACACGTTCGATTTAGGATTCAGACTACGGAGCCCGTTCTAG
- a CDS encoding IS110 family transposase — translation MDTIGLDLHKRESQLCILAEDGTVQERRIVTSRERFGAVLGNRPRARILLEASTESEWVAQHLESLGHEVVVADPNYAPMYATRSRRVKTDKRDARTLAEALRIGAFRPAHRVSPARRHVRAELAVREALVRTRTRYISLAKALVRRDGLRVAGSEAEKVAQRISELDLSDTLAAELMPLFQVLAPINEQIDAADRRIAELSKNDTEVALLTTAPSIGPVTASAVVATVDDISRFRSAHQFEAFLGLVPGERSSGEKRRVGKITKAGNSRVRYLLVEAAWRIMRSKSEETAALRAWAQIIATRRGKRIAVVALARRLAGVLFAMWRDHSQYNAAQLRMPRSLLAKAS, via the coding sequence ATGGATACGATAGGACTGGATCTGCACAAGCGCGAGAGTCAGCTGTGCATTCTCGCCGAGGACGGGACCGTACAGGAGCGAAGGATCGTCACCAGCCGGGAGCGGTTCGGAGCAGTGCTAGGCAATCGCCCCAGGGCGAGGATTCTTCTTGAGGCGTCCACCGAGAGCGAGTGGGTAGCGCAGCATCTCGAGAGCCTTGGCCATGAGGTGGTAGTCGCCGATCCGAACTATGCGCCGATGTATGCTACGCGGAGTCGCCGCGTGAAGACCGACAAGCGCGATGCTCGTACGCTCGCCGAAGCGCTGAGGATAGGAGCCTTTCGGCCGGCGCATCGGGTATCGCCGGCGAGACGCCATGTTCGAGCGGAACTCGCTGTGCGCGAAGCCCTCGTCCGAACCCGCACGCGCTACATCTCGCTTGCCAAGGCGCTGGTGAGACGTGATGGATTGCGAGTCGCTGGCAGTGAGGCAGAGAAGGTTGCACAGAGGATATCCGAACTCGATCTCTCCGATACTCTGGCTGCCGAGCTGATGCCGCTTTTTCAGGTGCTGGCACCGATCAACGAGCAGATCGACGCAGCTGACCGGCGCATTGCCGAGTTGTCAAAGAACGATACAGAGGTGGCCCTTCTGACTACTGCGCCATCGATCGGGCCGGTGACAGCAAGCGCAGTGGTTGCCACGGTGGATGACATTTCGCGATTTCGATCAGCGCATCAGTTCGAGGCGTTCCTCGGCTTGGTGCCAGGAGAGCGAAGCTCGGGCGAGAAGCGCAGAGTCGGGAAGATCACGAAGGCCGGCAACTCGCGTGTCCGCTATCTGCTTGTCGAGGCTGCCTGGCGGATCATGAGATCGAAGAGTGAGGAGACTGCAGCGCTCCGAGCGTGGGCGCAGATAATCGCAACTCGACGGGGAAAGCGGATCGCCGTCGTAGCTCTGGCGCGTCGCCTTGCTGGGGTTCTGTTCGCGATGTGGAGAGATCATTCACAGTACAACGCGGCGCAACTCCGCATGCCTCGGTCGCTACTGGCAAAGGCGAGCTGA